The DNA segment AAGTAAGAACTTAAGAAGTATAGATACAAATACGACAAGACACAAACACAAACACGATGAaacatcattttttaaaaatctaggaTACGACGCAACAAGGatacatttattaaaatatatatcatttttattacagaagaaaattcaaagtaaacggattgatgaatttatatgcttaaaaaattagtttgatgtatttcacagatttattattattgtcataTACGCGTCCTTTTAGTCTACTGAACAAATGTTCTATGCATATCTAACACATTTATTGTATTAACAAATGTCCAATATGTGTCCAACAAGTGTGAGAGTGTCTTAGTGTCTGACATGTGAGCACTTGAGACGGTGGAGGGTATCTCCAAACATTCCAAGCTCCACTCTTATAGAATGTGCTAAGTTGTACAATGACTACATACCAGTTGACAGCCTTCCAAGGTGCCTAGTCAAGCTCCCAAAGCCACCAAATGAAACAGGTGACTGAATGCCACTTGCATCTCCGAACTATAGAGAAAGATAATTTAGTATTCTTTACAGTTATAGCGACAATCAGTCTCTTTTCAGGTTTTAGAATGCTAAGTCTAGATTACCTGTAGGACACGATCAAAAGCAGCTGGCAGCGGGCTGATTAAGTTGGATGTGttagatattaaatattatactGTACAGTCCAtaggaaaaaaagaaacaaggaCTTTACGGTAAAGGCCTCTGATTATGAGAATATCACTAAGTTTCTCATTACTGCTCAAAACTACATCTGCTATTGAATTCATATCTATCGTTAAAAGATCACTATGGCATAGTTGGTTGTAAAATCGGCACGTACCTGTCACGATAAGTTGGAAAGATGCCATATATAATTCTCATTATCTTTAAGTCATCAAGAGAGACTCCCTACCATGGAAACATGTTTACAACAATCATAAAATTCATTGAAGTCTCCAAGGGCAATGAATAAgatgttcaaattgaaaccaACGTGATATGCGAACTAGAAGATAACCTGATATTTTGGCATTAAATCCCAGTATTCTTCTAAAAGTTCTTCGAGTTTTGGTGACCCTGGTTGAGGATCGATGTATGTAAACATGTAAGTAGTTCGATCCACAGGACCTGACCCGGCTGGAAATGCCTGTGAAATTGTAAGAAAACTTGAATCTTCAGCAGCAAAAAATCCAACTATTGACAGAAACGAAGTTTACCTCCCAGAAAAGTTGAACTTCTGAGCTCCCAACCTTCTTTACGGATGAGCTGCTGTAAATTACATCACTTGTTGAGTTATCCTTAAATCCACGAGCACAAGATCCAACAACTAGACAAACACCATCAGGTTTCCTCCCACGTCTTATCTACAACATGACTACATGCAATATTGTGAGGCAATAAATGGGTTATGTAGCATTCATATGTTACAAACTTTGTCCAAACTAACCTAGAACTATACCTGTTTCACCACAGGTGAAAAATTCCCCATTGCATCTATAGTGAGTTGAGAAGATAAAATGTTCCCATCAGAAAGTTGCATCACCTTTGGAAATAAATGATTAATAACATAAACTCGCAGCTTTAGTAAATCCATTTCTTTGAACGAGTTGATTACTTCTCATAACTTGGATTTGTTTGATCATCAATGCAATAAATGGTAGTTTAACAATATTGTTTAGGGAACAATGACCATTTTCTAGCTAGCAATATCTCTCATTTTACTTTGATATGACAGCAGGATCAAATTGTTATTACCATAAATCAACTCACAGTCATATCATCATATATGCAAATGCTTGAAACATTGCAGCCCTCAAAAATGACTCCACCAAGAGAAATGAAACGTTTCTTCACAATCTTTATAAGCTTCTCTGGACTGCAATGGTAGAATCAGTAATTCTGATTTATAGACTGAGTTCGAAAATATAtaagtaaaaagaaagaaaacactCACGAGACACCAAGATGGAGGATGTCTTCAACCCAGATTTCGCCTTTCCCTTCAAATGCACATCTGTTCTGCAATTTATGATTGATGAGCAAGTGTACGAAGCATTAAAAGGTAGGGTGGAATACCATCTCATAGTTCATACATCATTAGTAATGGAAATGTGCAAACATTTTAGCTAGAGAAGTGTTTACATACAGACATTGTTAACTAAAGTTAACTTTAATTACACTAATAAATTTCCTTAGGGGCTGTTAACTAAACTTTCTAACTTTAATTACACGAAGCACTAGAAAGTCATTCCAAATAGGTTTTAAATCTTAATACTTACAGGATTAAACTTCATAGCCGTAGCTTGTTCAATTTCATCTTCTGTTAAAACTCCAACGTCAACGAGTTCCAACAGCTCTTTTCTTGAAATGTTCCATTCTTGTTCCCTCTGATCCATGACAACCAACAAAAGATTTATCATAAGAAAGATCCATTCTCATTGATATATATAACTGATTTATTGTTCTTTCACAAGATCTTGGACAAACTCCATTGTCAAGAATATTTACCCCTTTCAGAACATTTCTTTCGACTATACCGACACGAAGACCCTTCAAACTCAAAGCTGTTGCTATGAAGACTCCCAAAGTACCTCCACACACCAACACATCAAATGTGTCAATGGCCTTCTCTCCCAAATCAGAATGGCTAAATGCACCAGAAACACGACGAACGACTTCTTGTGTGGCTTCAGGTACTGCAAAACAATGAGCAAGTCGATAAGATCGACTTGCCTTACCTCTGACCCAACAGCTTAACAGGGCTTGTAAAAAGACCATATCAAATATTTCTCACCTTCTTGGCCAGAGCAAATTGTGGACCAAATTTGATCCAACCGCTTCAATGCATTGTATGAATAAGCTCCACCAGCACCACCAACTTCCCCTGAAACTGATATGCCCTCCATTATCCTCTGAAATAACACATTGCAGCCAGCACTCGATCAAATCAGATGTTGAACAAACGTTTGCAGCCAGGAGTGCAGCTAAAAAACTTTCAATACATTCCGACTTTTTATATAACTAGTCCATCAAGCGTGCAATGCACATAAAATTTATGGCTTAAATAGTTGTTTTACATTGTTTGACCCGAATAGTTGtacctattaaaaaaaagatcCCAATTGTTGTAACTATTTgaaaagaaataacaaaatagaaatttttgaaattttaaaaagcaaaaaaaCGTGATTGTCCGTTCAAATATATCTTCACGGTTAGATCGTAGTTTTTATACCTATGGCCTATATCACACTCATATACGAAAAAATATACCATTTCAACCTGTATAGTTGTAAGGAGAAAAAGACGATTTATGGTTTAGATCACAcccattataaaaaaaatacatgactTCGCATGTAACCACCACAATCTGAATAGTTACAACAAAAGACAAAATAGGGATTATGAAAGTTTGTAAAGGCAAAATGGATGTAAAGCAAGATTCATGCCATAGACCCTTTTATATATAGAGCATAGATAGTTAGTCTTTCCATTATGAAAATCATACAATCTTTCTGTATCATCCTTTTCAATCTAAAAGTAAATGAGGGGTAATTGCCCTTTTCTCCTTCTACCACAACAGAAGGGTTACCTTGAAATCCATAAATAATGCGATTGTGCAAAAGGGTTACCTGGGTTCTGGAAGAGGCGACTTGGGTTTCTATATCAGCTTGAATTCTGAATTTCTTCAGGGGT comes from the Benincasa hispida cultivar B227 chromosome 5, ASM972705v1, whole genome shotgun sequence genome and includes:
- the LOC120077904 gene encoding uncharacterized protein LOC120077904 isoform X2 → MDISAMASVHLRSHNLLPVNPNGRSFFHRRTTAKPLKKFRIQADIETQVASSRTQRIMEGISVSGEVGGAGGAYSYNALKRLDQIWSTICSGQEVPEATQEVVRRVSGAFSHSDLGEKAIDTFDVLVCGGTLGVFIATALSLKGLRVGIVERNVLKGREQEWNISRKELLELVDVGVLTEDEIEQATAMKFNPNRCAFEGKGEIWVEDILHLGVSPEKLIKIVKKRFISLGGVIFEGCNVSSICIYDDMTVMQLSDGNILSSQLTIDAMGNFSPVVKQIRRGRKPDGVCLVVGSCARGFKDNSTSDVIYSSSSVKKVGSSEVQLFWEAFPAGSGPVDRTTYMFTYIDPQPGSPKLEELLEEYWDLMPKYQGVSLDDLKIMRIIYGIFPTYRDSPLPAAFDRVLQFGDASGIQSPVSFGGFGSLTRHLGRLSTGIYEAVTGNFLDSDSLSLLNPYMPNLSSSWLFQRAMSVKQRSNISPCFINELLHVNFQSMQRLGDPVLRPFLQDVVQFVPLTQTLGLVMLTKPQLLPSIFKQVGISVLLDWTGHFGMLGYYTFLSTFIDPIVRSFLSSLTPKMKFEWKRRLEAWKYGAGLDYKL
- the LOC120077904 gene encoding uncharacterized protein LOC120077904 isoform X1 — translated: MDISAMASVHLRSHNLLPVNPNGRSFFHRRTTAKPLKKFRIQADIETQVASSRTQRIMEGISVSGEVGGAGGAYSYNALKRLDQIWSTICSGQEVPEATQEVVRRVSGAFSHSDLGEKAIDTFDVLVCGGTLGVFIATALSLKGLRVGIVERNVLKGREQEWNISRKELLELVDVGVLTEDEIEQATAMKFNPNRCAFEGKGEIWVEDILHLGVSPEKLIKIVKKRFISLGGVIFEGCNVSSICIYDDMTVMQLSDGNILSSQLTIDAMGNFSPVVKQIRRGRKPDGVCLVVGSCARGFKDNSTSDVIYSSSSVKKVGSSEVQLFWEAFPAGSGPVDRTTYMFTYIDPQPGSPKLEELLEEYWDLMPKYQGVSLDDLKIMRIIYGIFPTYRDSPLPAAFDRVLQFGDASGIQSPVSFGGFGSLTRHLGRLSTEMIWKHKVTKVHILLISKGIYEAVTGNFLDSDSLSLLNPYMPNLSSSWLFQRAMSVKQRSNISPCFINELLHVNFQSMQRLGDPVLRPFLQDVVQFVPLTQTLGLVMLTKPQLLPSIFKQVGISVLLDWTGHFGMLGYYTFLSTFIDPIVRSFLSSLTPKMKFEWKRRLEAWKYGAGLDYKL